Part of the Equus caballus isolate H_3958 breed thoroughbred chromosome 5, TB-T2T, whole genome shotgun sequence genome is shown below.
ACCCTGAGACATGGGAAGGAATGGCCTGGGGCCCATGCCATACTCTTGCTGAGGGTGCTCACCAAATGGCAGGGGCACCATCTTCTGCTGAGCTGGCAGCATGTCTGCGCCACCTGGGCGTAATTTCATCATCTCCTCAGGGCCCGCCCCAGCCTCTCTCATCTTCTGAGGTATCATCTGAGAGTTAGATCCCATGTTGACGTTTAGACTGACATCTCCTTTCATCCCACTAGGAACCATCCCAAACTCAAGTTCCCGACCAGGGCCCATCTGTGGGGGCATTCCTTTTGGAAAGTCACCCCTGGAAGGACTCAGAGGGCCTTCAACTGGTATTCGAGGGAAAATGGGATTACTCCCAGGCTCCATGTGTCGCTGGGAGCCTGGGATCATCCTATTCATCTCCATGCTGGGCCTGATGCCTTCCATACTCATCCCTGGGGGGAGACCCAGCTGTTTCTCTGCCAGCTGCTGTTGAAACATCTCTTCAGACAATCCTTGGGGGTTTGGGAAGCGTTCCCCTCGGCCAGGACCACTGAAGACACCCTGGCCAGGTGGGAAGTTTCGACCATCTGGGATTTTTGGCACATCATCTGGCCAACTGACTCCGGAAAGACCTGGTCTAGACGCCGGGTTGGGGACATTTGGCCCCTCCATTTCAGAGTTTATCATTCCTGCAAATCCAGGGAGGCGCATCTGGCTCCCTGGAATGTTGGGGTGGGGAGCCATGCCCCTCGGGGGTAGAGAATGTGGCATGTTGATCCCATCAGCAAACGGCTCTGCACCCCCAGGTCCCCAGCCTTCACTGGGAGTCATCTGGTACGGAGGGGGAGGCCCTCGGACCACTCCCCGAGGCCCATGCTGATGGACCATCATGTCCTGGAGGGAGCACTGCTGTACCACCACTTGTtcctgctttctcctcttctcttcatAGAACTCCTGCTGCAGTTTCAGCCAGGCTATCTGCTCAGGGGTCATATGATCCAGATGGTCGGGTCCTATGGGCCCAGACTGGGAGTTCATGGAAGGCGGAACCATTTCATCTGGAGAAAAGGGCATATCTCTATGTCCTTGAGGGCCAAATGGAGCTCCCACATCTGTCCGGGGCCCAGGTCCCTTACCTAGGCTTTGGGATTGAGCCATCATGGCCTGTATTGGCCCTTCTGGTTTTTTCTGAGGTCCGTCTAATACCCCAGTATTCTGCTGGGGTCCCCCACTTTGTCCTCCTGTGAATTCTTTTTCATCAGGAAAAAGCATACGTTGGATATCTCTGAGTGTTTGTAAGGAGCGTTCCCGGTGTTCCAGCTGCTCCTGAGACAGTCCATCGGGGTTCTCTCCCAGCGTGGGGGGCTCTCCACTGGACACTGGTGGAGGCGGGGGTGCTTTGGGATCTGCTGAAGAGCTATTGCTCCCCTGGGAGACAGGGGTCACTGCTCGGTTGTTGGGCGTTGAGTTTGGCCCAGTACCGTCTGGAGGCAGCGGAGTGGAGCTGGCAGGGCTGCCTACAGAAGGAATCAGTTTGTTTTCTACCCCAGGACTCTCCCTGTCCAGGGGCCGTGGGGGTGCGGCAGGCTTGGGTGCTGGTGCCGGAATGGGTGGAGTTGGCTGCAGTCTGCTATTCTGGGAAGAATTCTGGTCCTGGTTGGCTGGAGCTGGGGGCTGCTGTGGGAGAGGTTTCGGATCATTCCGGAGGGCAGATATCTGTGTGTTCTAAagataaatgagattttaaaaaatcattggtAAATTGAATAGAAGGGCAATTAAAAGAGCAAGATATGTTACAAAGGACTTGTCCCAGTCACATAAATCTACACTGACAGTTGCTGTAGAAATTGCTCATGTACAACCCCACTTTGGACATGCagacattttggtttttttcttccactttacTGTCAAATGGCATCCTCTTTCCCTTGCTGAAGATTAGGTTTCAATAACTTTATAAGCATGCCAGGGGAGAGCCACTCTGCCTAAGTGAATACATCTGAGTATTTATTTCGAGGAACAGGTTTGATATCGCATGTCTACTGTGTGTTTCTGATTCAGGGAGAGATTAGTTTCTTGGTATGTGGGAGGCTGTACCTAACACCCTTCTCTTTTCCCCGAAAGCACAACTGGGTATGTAGACTTCTCATTGTCAATCATATGGTCTGATGTTTTCAACTGAAAGAAAAAGTACCTGTCACTTCCAGCTCTGTGCTCTACCAGCCGGAGGCAGCAGGTAAGGCCGTTCCGTGTCAGTGTTGCCTCTGGCATGGTGACTACCACAGACTCCTCTCCTTGAGTTTCCAGGGGGCCTGACATCTCCggtttctgttttcagtttgcGATCACTGATTCCATATTTGATAAGAATTTGTACATTAACTGGAGTAAGATAATCTGCAGGCAGGAAGCGTCTGTGGAGAAATCTGAGGCTATCTAGCTCATGGTGTCTCTTGATCTATTCTTTCCAATAGACAGCAGACTGCCCTTTTTACAGGCTGGGTGATGgccttattattattaattaagtACTCACACTCTACTAAGTCCTGGGTAAAGGCACTCACCTACAAAGGGTGACATGGATGCTGTTAGTGTTTGGAAGAGGGATGTCTATGTTCTAGGTCTAAACCTTGGAACTGCTAAAGGGACTGAAGAAGGGAGGGTACTGAAGACAAAAGGGCTCAGCCTACAACCTCCATCTCAGGGATCTTTCACCAGCCTGCAGGGAGCTGCGTGATCCCTTTTTGGGTCCTACCCTGTTCATTTGCTCCTACTTGTTCACTTAATCCAGTCTGTATTTCCAGACCTATAGGGCTCTCACTTACCTCCCCACCTACTCTCCGGAAAGTTTACCTGTGTACAAATTTGTACACGAATCATTATATGTATCCCTGCATAGGAACAGTCTGTTGCATGAACACAAAGATGTATCTTTGAGGATTCACATTTGGTGAATACGGATATGTTTCACTTGCAGGCATCCAAGCACATATGTCTGCAGGCAGAGATGGGTGTGCGTAGGACTGGCTGAACCTGTATGACTCTGAATAGTCAAGCTGTCTTCTGTGTCCCTGACCTCTTAGCTGGAGTGTGGAGGTCACCTTAATTTTCCTTCCAGTGCCATTTGAAGTTTGGTTTTGTTGGTCAGATTCTGTCTGTTTGGCGGGGGTGCGCACTGATTTCATATAAGGTGAGCATGACagaagaaaacagtttggtactACCCTTTTAATTTTAGATTTGGAGCAATGGTGATTTGTCTAGTCCCAGTTCCCTCCTTAactcattttctgatttcattttagtACCAGAGAAGGCGCAGGTGAAAACTGAATTAAGATTTGTCATTAAGTCAATAAAATGTTGGTTTGAGTTGCAATGTACCCTGTGCATTCCAggacaataaaatttttaaatatacatattctttacatacaaattaaaatatatatacattttaaatattatatagatCCATCCCCTACCCTTGAGTAGCGGAGATGTAGGAGGAATGTGAAATTCCTTTTCTAAGTCTTGGGAAGCCCAAGCTCTGCTATGTCAACAGAGAAGGACTTTACTGGTACACAACATAGAATGTCATCTAGTTTATCTTGAATTGTCACTTCAGCCATTTATTGTTATTTAACTCTTCCCATGTTTAAGACTCATCCCAGTATTAGATTTTATGCTTCCTCaaagcagggactgtgtcttgaACCTCTTAGTGTCCCCACAGCATTCAGTGCAATGCCTTGACAATGCCAGACCCAAGAAGTACCTTTGGTTCAATTTGAAACATTACATGTATTAAAACAACCATTGTGTGATTTTTCTAATGTAGTTTATAGAGTAAGTAGGAGATTAAGTTCCAAATAGGAAATAGACTAACATTTATTATAATCTTAGAAATACCAAGCTATTAAAAGCATTCAATGGTCCCctcaatttgaaataaataagaatCATTTTGAAAGTCACTGACTCTCTAATTATGGTATTATCAGCATGTACTCCAGTACTGTAGTTTTGgttgttacttttttctctgttcttcaacTCAAGATTGTTTGTTAGTTTCTTAAAACCTGCTCGGTACACAGGGTCTGAATTCAGATTCTCCCAGAGATGGTTACACGAAGAAAATCCTAAGATATCTATATAactccttttttattttgcaCCCTTTCCCTCCTAGTAATTCATCAACAAGCAGCATGCTAGTAGAAAAGACCAGTACAGTGTAATATGCCCAAAGCTACACAATGCAAGAATTAGGTTAAAGGCCCAGAATGTAGCTCACCCATCAAGACTATCTCCCTGTCAATGAAATTCACCTTCTCCCATCCTTACAGTCACCATAGAACCTTTAAACCATTATGCCATTTCCAAAATGACGTACCAGAGGGGCTGTACTTCTCTCTGTCTTGCTGTTGGAGATGTTCTGGATGTGGAAAGAGACAATAGTTTCAACCTGGCCCTTCAATACAGCTTCTGCAGCTCTGCAAAGACGGAAGAGATGCACACACTCAGACTTGTTGCTATCTCATTAACTGTAATTCCAAAGCATTTAACCCCAGACTGAACTtataagagagaggaagaaatgtaAAGAACCACCAGAAATACTGAAcgagaagaaattaagagaaacagGTTTTCATCATTTGTGTCTATCATTTACCATCAAActtctgaaatgaaaagataGCCATTAGCAAATCTCAAaagaggcattaaaaaaaaaccccaagattTTCCCCCTCAAACCAATCCACCGTGGTTGGTGTTTTATAGAGAATCCTGGTTCAAAATCCCAGCCTGAGAAGAGTGAACACAAAACCTCACAACATCTAATGATAATCTAAGGATGTCATGATTCACTCCGTATCTTAACTGAAAATTCTGAAGTGAGGAAAAATGTCAGAGAACTGTATGCAGGgtattcatattttataaacaaataaataagtaaaaatccatagatccatccatccaccaaaaACATACATACCAAAATATTCACAGTAGGTACCTCTGTGAATTccagagattttttctttttatttatattttctaattattctaAAATAGACATGTAAAAAAGAACACTAAGttgtcatttaaaaagtattaagtTGCAGAAAAGTGTGCATTGTGCAGTCAATCCCTTTTGTAtgtaaaaaagatatatatgtatatttgtataagCACACAAAGTTTCCAGAAGGAAAGCCAAGGAAGTATCATCAGTGGTTGGCTCTGAGGAGTGAGGGTGGGgaggttttatattttattttacctctttCTGTACTGTTAACGTTAAGTGATAATAATACAAGCGGGCAATGGGAATAAGAACTTAGGTGCCCAAACACATGAGCCATGCCAACAGCAGGACACAGTCACTGActtacttatttgccatctcagTAGAAAAGACATACACCACTTTGGCGGGAGTCTTCTGAGCAGGTGTGGGATCTGGGGCAGTAGTCTGGCCATGAGAGGGGGTGGAAGACCTGGGCACTGTCGCATTTGACGGGGTCATCGAGTGTGGTGTGTGCTGGGAGTCCTGGGACTTTATGTGGTCAGCAGAATTACATTCTAAAAGAATGAAGAGACTCACGTCATAGAAAGAATAAGACTCTTTCTTCTGCCAGCATTTACAGCATCACAACACAAACCCACCTTGAGAATTTCAAGGAAGAAATACCTTGCTAAGAGGAAACCTCTTCTActcataaaaattcaaatacGCTTCTCCCTAAATGACTTGTTAGAAAGCActcttcccccacctcctcactGCTCTATTACGCGTCCCTCAGGTATGAGTGTACATGTCCCTCCTTTCTGCAAACCTTTGGAGAACCTCCTGGGCTAGACTGGATGTCCCTGCTGGTTGAACCCATAGCCCCCTACTTCTCTTACTTCAGCATTTATCAAACTTTATTGCAATTGTTCAGTGATCTGCTGTCTAGGAGTATTCAAATCCTCGAGGACAGCAACTGTATTTGTCCTGCTGACCACGGCACCCCcggcacccagcacagtgctggcacTCAAGACAGGCCTCCCACCAACACCTGAGGAAGCAAGGAGGGGGCACAACCACCCaggttttcatttctaatttgggCTGGGGAATCACGCTTCCACTCCTAGAATACCAACTTTGCATTCTGGCCTACAGTTAAGATTTTTGGACAAGGAGGAGAAAAGCCTAAAACCACAGCCATTGGTCCCATGCTCTTCCTGGCTCACTCCATTCTGGTCTCTACCACATGCAGTTGCTCATTCCTGCCACACTGAAATCAGCTGTGACAAACCTGGACTAGTTCCAGGGCTTCCTCCTGTGTCTACCACTCTGGCAACCAAACAGCACAAAACTTGTCTTAGAGGATTAATCTGATGGAGAAGACGCCAGAAAAACTGCTCCAGTGTGCACCACTGGCATAGACAAACTGGAGCTACTGGCTTGATACTGAAGTACAAATAGCACAGAGGCCAGAAACATCCATGAGAACATGGTTAAGGCTGTGGAACATCCCACGACCCCTAAAACACTTGTATCCACAAAAGGAATAACTCCTCAACAAGGTGGTTCCAAACTATTCTTTGGTtagtggggaaaggagaggaaatagtTCCATCTTAAACTGTGAGAACTCCTGCATCTGATACCTACTCTCCCCACTTGGCTGCTATTAGGCTCTCCAGCATCCACCAATGCAGAGGCCTTCCCTCAGGCGTACCTACTTCCCTCTGAGTCTCAAAGATCTTATAGACATACCTTTAATGTCAGAGTCATCGTTTGGAGTCCCAGGATCTCTCTGATCAAAGGAGTCGGCGGAAATACTTCGCTCCCTTTTCCCCTTGCCCTTGGCACCATTTCCAGCCCCATTCTTCAGCCCCATGCTCCCACCTGGGCCAGGGAGTGCTTTAGGGGTATGGCCCCCACTCTTGGAGTCACAGGGGGATGGCTGGGATTGGCTGGCTGAGCCCCCCTGTTTACCCTGATTGGAGAATTTGGAATCCAGCTGGGGGTTTCCAGATGGGGACATCACTGTAGGGGGACGGACCATCACCTCCTGCTTTGACTTAGGGCTACTAAAAGAGACAAATAACAAAGGGAGATCAGACACTGGATATAGCTGGTCAGCACAAACCAGGCAGAAGCAGTTTCTATCGTGGGTCAAGGAGACCTGGAAGACTATGGAACCATCCCACATTTCACCTCAGCCCCTTGCCTGttccccccccacccctgctcccatCTCAGAGCTATTGACAGAGAGGAAGATCAAGCAGAGTGGCCTGCCAGGTCTCGGGAACCCTAGAGTCACATGGGGAACCATCTCTAGGGCTTCTGTCAATAAAGGACAACGGTTTCTATGTACATGGAGAAGTGACTCTCACACTAAGACTAGCTCAGAGTAAACAAACAGGCATCGTTAAGATCAAAATACTACCCATTCCCCTGGCTGATGACAAGGAACAGCTGTAACGAGAGCCTGGCTTCCCTGCTGGAAAACACAAGCAGGTCCAGGAGAGCATGAGGAAACTGCTGGTGAGTGGAGGTTAAGGAAACCCTCCAGGATATGAATCCCCCAACAAGCAGGGTCACACCAGAGCAGAGACACTAACCACTGCccccaggggaggaggaaaaaattcttttaaaacgTCAACTTAAACAATGCAGAACGGAGGAAAAAGCTTTCCAGTGGGAGTCCAGGGGCTGGTGTTTTAGTTCTAGGACCTCAGGCCTCCTCACTGTTccaggcctcggtttcctcatttgcCAAGTTTAGCACATTGTACTGGGTGGTCTTTCAGGGGTGGGAAAGAGGAGTGCTCAGGGAATGACAGACAAAAGAACAACAAAGGAAAACGCTAACACAAACTCTGGTGGCACTACAGCCTGTTTGCTATTCTATTACTATTTActtgtctattttctcttcttttccccatttGGGTCTCATTTGCCTCTAATTCAAGATATTGTTCCACCAATGAGGGTTCATGGTCCACCTATGACACCCCCAGGGGCAGCTGGAGCAGGCCCTAGCACTTACCTCTGTGTGTTTCCTGACGGAGAGTTCCTCACTTTAGGGTTACTGGAATGCATTGATTGAAATCCTGAGCTTGCAGTCACAAACAGGGACAGCTCACCGAGTTCCTCTCAGGCTGCAGCAGAAACAGCTGCTCAGGGCAGTGGCAGCAGGTGCGTCCCTTAGCGCTGGCCACCTGTAtgcctttttcctctttgtttttctctgctgtGGAAGTGGGTCCTTTCCCCTTGTGGCTCCAGCATTCTCTGGGTGTGTGCCTCCTGCTGCCAAAGGAAAATCTCGCATCTCCAGGGCACACTACAGGAAAAGGCCACCCAAAAAAAGTTGGGAGCAAAAACACAGAGATATAAAACACCCTTACAACAGGATCACGGTTAAAGCACTAGCCAGCACGACAATGCAGCAGCTAGATCATTCCTCAGCTTCCATCAGGGTTAAAGGAAAGGGTGATGTTCACATTCTGGCCAAAAGGCACTGGTGCTAAAGCAGCTGAAGAGTGACTAAGACTTTCTGCCACGCACATAAGCCTCCCACCCAAGCATCATGTACCAGGCATCTGTAAGCAGACGAGAGGCACGTTTTTATCTGCAGCCATATATTCTCCCTCACATTTCTCTACTTCCGAACACAAAACCCTCAAAAACTtgagtttctctttttccaaaacAATGCTTTGAAACCACCAGGTACTCCAAATCCATAGCAACTATCTGGTGTTTCACCTCTGATGGCTAACAGTGGCATTGAAATGAAACCAGCCCATCCCAATATCAAACCATGAAACAAACTCATCTATGTTTATATTCTCAGGGCCTCAGGGTGGGGAGACATTAAAGGAGGTACTTCTGAAATCAACTACTGAGCCAATACCAAATATAATCAGTTCTGCCCCCTGACTGCTATGATCTTTCTATTAAATTATGCGGAGTATGTGTCTTGCATTCTCACTGCTTAATGACAAGGACTGTAGGCATGGGTAAGCATGGGAACGATCCATAAAGTTGAAGGTGAAAGAACATCTTTGAAGGCTAAGATATTTTTTGAGCCAATCTGCAAGGCCAATTTGAAGCATAAAGGTCAAGAAAACATTCCCAAACCTAGCTAGGGAACAAATGAGGAAGCCCTTGATTTAGGGAGGCCTGGACTAGTTCAGGGAAAACCAGACATACTTTCAGTCACTGCTCCTTCCAGGGCAGTTCCAACATGGTTTTCTTGTGACCACTgtcccctcacctccctcccaccttctggTATCTTCCCGATGGCTACAGGACTGAAGGAAGAGGACATCAGACACAGGATTAGTGGCTAAAGAATCAAAGGGAGTTAGAAGCTGTTACAGCTTACATCAACTTTGAGAGACTTGAGAACTGGACTAAAATTGGGAGGAAGAGTTATATTCTAGTTTTGACAGAGAATGATTATTGTCAAGTGTTAAATGTCTATTTCTTCATTTAGAAATTTGCAATAGTCCCAGCTATTTTACCTGAGACACTGAAAGGAATTTATGGACGTTCTGAGTGCACAcaattacatttttctctttttaaataaaaaagtcaggaaaaagaaCTAGAATAAAATGTTATGGAATGTTTCTATGCTGACCTGAGGAGAAAGCTCCCTAAAAAACATTTTGGTCTTGATTATATTTAAGGTGGTATTTTTATCCCACACCacctgtggtttttttttttttttcccagtttagACCATAAAATTGATTGTGGTTGTCAAGTTTGACATACACGATCATAAACCATTTTGCAACCTCTCTAAACATGAGGAATCACTGGTAAAACAGAAGCAGCAAATGAATCTTGTGTGGACAAAGCCATCAGAAAACATTtacctcaggaaaagaaaagcagctaCCATCTATACAGTCCCCTTCTGCAACTTCTTCTGGTACTTTCTGCCTGCATCACACATTCTAGCACTCAATCATGTTGGAGTAAATAGTCCTACTCATATATTTTATCTCCCAATGAAGACTACATTCTTTGATGACAAGAACCTTGCTTTAAAGTTCTTTGGTTTTTCCAAAATGCTCAGCACGAAGTACTAAAATGTGGTTGGATCCTCAGTGACTTATTCAGCTTCTCCCAGAAAAGAAACACCTGGCATGTGTGGTGTACTCATCTTCCAAAGGATCTCAAAACACactacaaatatcaaatcacttCAGATGCCAGGCCTTTCTCATGAGCTGGTAGCAAAGATTATTTCTAGTAATAATACTATGAAcataaaacacttttattttcaaagtacttCTACATACAGTTTCTCATTCTCACACTTTGTCCAAGCTTGATCAACAGGCATTATTACAGATGAATGGAGGGAGCACAGGCACGTGGATGGCTTCTCCCAGGCTTCCAGTCAGTGCTCTCTGACCCTGCTCTTTCCCCTAAGCCACCTCCTTACCATTACTTTACACGTAGAGAGACAACACAGAAGGCTGTAACAAGCATGTGGGCTCCCCTAGTGACAGAGAATCAAACCCAGGTTTTTCAACCCCAGCCATTACATATCAAGTGCTAAGCACTCAGGTTAACTATTACTATGACCACTACTATTCTCTAGCAAGCTCCCTCGCCTATCTGCCTAATGTCATTTTGTACCTTCTCCAACTGTCACCTGCCTCCCTGCCTAATTCAAGGCAGTTGTTGAAATCAGTCACCCTAGCTTTAGCCTTTCTGACCTTAAAACAACTGAGCAAAAAAATCTGCCAAGTATCTTATCATATAgtcccaaagaataaaattaggCTCTTTAGCCCCTACGCTTGCAGGCTAATGCTGAACTGTTTACCTTTAAGGACTGGAAAAGATCTTCCACAGAATGGTTAACTATAGCTAGAGATAGATTTTCCCCCCCAATACAGCTAAATCTCCTAACTGCTTAGATCTATTTATataatgtttctctcttttctgaaataatACTTAAAACTATGTGTCCAGCACTCTTCTAAGCACTATCCATACCTATTAACTCATTCACAACCCCTAAAGGCAAGCACCTCtactatccctattttacagatgtggaaactgaggctctgaaatgttaagtaattttcccaagtaAGTTGAGTCAGACcccagtaagtggtagagctggtgCTGGGCCAGCACTCTGACTGTGCTCTTCATCACTGTAGTGCCTGTCAGAGTAGGAACATGGTGGACAAGGTGAGCTAGTACATATCAAGTGCTAAGCACTTGGGTTAACTATTACTATGACCACTACTATTCTCTAGCAAGCTCACTCACCTGTCTGCCTAATGTCATTTCatactttctccatctccaacaaccacctgcctccctctctcctcacttcCAGGGCATGGTCCGGCCCAGGAATTAACAGTAGAGAAATCACCAGGCAGGATGTCCTCACCACCAAATCTGCAAACCTGTTCTTATCAGTAGCtaatccttctttcttctctatttttgaaacagaagaaatagcCCACTTTTCCTCAAAGGTCAGTCCCACCACAGGTGGCCTAGGCCCCATCCCTTCCAGCTTGCTGAGAGCTCTCCTCTCCCCCTTGGCCATCCCTTCTATCTCCTGAGTCTCCTGGGTATTTCCAATCAGCATATAGACATGTTGTAGTATCTtccagcaaataaataaataaacaaatataaataaataaagcaaaacaaaacccagcTCGAGCATTCTATTCCCCTTCAGGGCCAGTTTCTCCTCAGAGTTAACAAGACACAGTCTTCACTCCCTTACTTGCCATCCACCCTTTAACCATTGTAACCCAACTTCCACCCACAGATCACAGAAACTGCTATTTTTGCTAAGGTCATCCCTGGCCATTTTTCTAACCCCATCTTACTCTTAGATTTTGCCAGGTAATCACTTCCTTCTTGAAACGCTCTCTTTGTTTCTATAACACCAcgttttcctcctacctctccAGTCACTCTTTCTGCCTCCTTTGCTGGCCCCTTCTCTATCTAATCTTTACAATTTAGAATTCCACAGGACTCTACCCTGGgtcttcttctcttctcattctatgAGTTCTCTCCACGCCAACAACTCCCGAATTTACATCTCCCACTCAGCTTTTGCTCTGCAGACCTGTATACGCAACTGCCAAGTGGACATCTCTCTAGATGTCTCAAACTTAACAAGATCAAACATGAATTCTTCATCTCTACAGAGCCTCCCTCCTGAAAGTACTTTTCCTTCAGTCTTCCACATTTTAGTAAATGGCACCTTCATCCACCCAGCTGCTCACGCCAATAACTTAGGAGTCACTCTTAACACCTCCCTCTCTCACCCCAACCCTTCCatattaagtttgcacgttttgctgaatgaatgaaatctcAGCTTTGGTGTTGCTTCTTCAGAGAGGAAGGCTACCCGAACGCCACCCATCTACATGAAATTCTCCATTATACTCTTTTCATAGCATCCTGTGTTTTCCCTTCACAATATTTTCCATGTTTGTAATTATACATGTAATGACGTGATCATTTGTGTAACATTCATCTCTCTCActagctccttgaaggcagggaccaagACTGATTTGTTCATCCCTGTATTCCTAGCACTTACTACAGTACATGGTatttgctcaaaaaatatttgttgaataaaagttgAAATTTTTCCCGAAGATCATCCTTCTAAGCCAGGCATGCTCTCTAGTGCCATCATCCATCAGTTACTCACCAAAACCCCAAGGGTCACGATACGGCAGTGCTCATCCTGGAGGTGAGGAGTTTGAGGAGTCCAGGAACTCCTTTCTCAAACGTGaccctcacctggaggaggacaaagtaaaggaaaaaaattcttaagtggatttaaaaaagcaataatatTGTTTTCTTACTGAATATCAAGAGAAGAAgagatttcctttttattctagaAATATTAGCTTAAGAGGAAGGTGTCATCTCCCATGTAAACAGAAGCACCTTCCAATTATTAAAGGGCATATTATCCAATCTGTAGATGTTTCAAGGGCCTTGTGACTTTCCCTCCTTCCCAactacacattttattttcagagcTTGGAGAAATACTAAGGgcaaataaaatcaatttttctactttttaaatttctgggcATTTAGTAGGAAAATATGCCTCATTTTTTGCTTCTGTCTATTCCTTATTAGTATAGAGAATTGAGAGCTGACTGTAAaggtgaaaaagacaaaattccagAGACCTTTTTGAATTCACAAAGTGAATAGCATTCACAGTCCCTCCCTACTATCAACTGTAACTGTATATGGCAAGCATGCAGCAAGAAAATTTAGTTTCATATACTTTTGGGGGAATATGGGGCTGAACAACCGGGCCACATGATTTCCTTTGAttaa
Proteins encoded:
- the BCL9 gene encoding B-cell CLL/lymphoma 9 protein isoform X3 is translated as MHSSNPKVRNSPSGNTQSSPKSKQEVMVRPPTVMSPSGNPQLDSKFSNQECNSADHIKSQDSQHTPHSMTPSNATVPRSSTPSHGQTTAPDPTPAQKTPAKVVYVFSTEMANKAAEAVLKGQVETIVSFHIQNISNSKTERSTAPLNTQISALRNDPKPLPQQPPAPANQDQNSSQNSRLQPTPPIPAPAPKPAAPPRPLDRESPGVENKLIPSVGSPASSTPLPPDGTGPNSTPNNRAVTPVSQGSNSSSADPKAPPPPPVSSGEPPTLGENPDGLSQEQLEHRERSLQTLRDIQRMLFPDEKEFTGGQSGGPQQNTGVLDGPQKKPEGPIQAMMAQSQSLGKGPGPRTDVGAPFGPQGHRDMPFSPDEMVPPSMNSQSGPIGPDHLDHMTPEQIAWLKLQQEFYEEKRRKQEQVVVQQCSLQDMMVHQHGPRGVVRGPPPPYQMTPSEGWGPGGAEPFADGINMPHSLPPRGMAPHPNIPGSQMRLPGFAGMINSEMEGPNVPNPASRPGLSGVSWPDDVPKIPDGRNFPPGQGVFSGPGRGERFPNPQGLSEEMFQQQLAEKQLGLPPGMSMEGIRPSMEMNRMIPGSQRHMEPGSNPIFPRIPVEGPLSPSRGDFPKGMPPQMGPGRELEFGMVPSGMKGDVSLNVNMGSNSQMIPQKMREAGAGPEEMMKLRPGGADMLPAQQKMVPLPFGEHPQQEYGMGPRPFLPMSQGPGSNSGLRNLRESIGPDQRTNSRLSHMPPLPLNPSSNPTSLNTAPPGQRGLGRKPLDISVAGSQVHSPGINPLKSPTMRQVQSPMLGSPSGNLKSPQTPSQLAGMLAGPAAAASIKSPPVLGSAAASPVHLKSPSLPAPSPGWTSSPKPPLQSPGIPPNHKAPLTMASPAMLGSVESGGPPPPTASQSASVNIPGSLPSSTPYTMPPEPTLSQNPLSIMMSRMSKFAMPSSTPLYHDAIKTVASSDDDSPPARSPNLPSMNNMPGMGINTQNPRISGPNPVVPMPTLSPMGMTQPLSHSNQMPSPNAMGPSIPPHGVPMGPGLISHNPIMGHGTQEPPMVPQGRMGFPQGFPPVQSPPQQVPFPHNGPSGGQGNFPGGMGFPGEGPLGRPSNLPQSSADAALCKPGGPGAPDSFAVLGNSMPSVFTDPDLQEVIRPGATGIPEFDLSRIIPSEKPSQTLQYFPRGEVPGRKQPQGPGPGFSHMQGMMGEQAPRMGLALPGMGGPGPVGTPDIPLGTAPSMPGHNPMRPPAFLQQGMMGPHHRMMSPAQSTMPGQPTLMSNPAAAVGMIPGKDRGPAGLYTHPGPVGSPGMMMSMQGMMGPQQNIMIPPQMRPRGMAADVGMGGFSQGPGNPGNMMF